A stretch of DNA from Gimesia chilikensis:
TGTATTTCATCGTACAACTGCCCAGCGGATAAAAGTGAGTATCCACACACATGTTTAAGGTGGAGAGATTGACAAAGTGCCGAATCACGTCAGATTCGGTGACTTCAGGCAACCCTGTGGGTTCGGTGGCCAGCGCCTGCGCGGGGATCAGCTCCTCAAGCGGTTTGACTGGAACATCTGCAGCAGGAAACTGTGCACCACGACGTCCGGGCTGTGAGAGAGCAAATAATGATTGAGTGGCCAGTTTGTTTCGCATGGTAGTAGTTATCGCTTCGAAATAATTGACGATTGAAACGGTGAACGCGGAGTTGAGCGTCGCGTTTATGCCTTGAGTGCGGTCACCAGGCGATCAATTTCTTCCCGGGTGCGCTGTTCTGTGATCGCTACGAGTACGGCTGTCTGATAGCTTTCTGGATTATTTTCAAAGGTAAAGCGGGAAAGCTCCGGTCCCAGATCGAAGCCTGCCTGACGCGATTTTCGCAGCAGATAGTCAGCTCCTTCGGAACAGCTGACGGCGAACTCTTTGAAGAAGGGACGCTCAGGAAAGAGCAGCTCAATGCCCTCAACACTCGAGAGTTGGTCTGCTGCGTAGTGAGCTTTCTGGCAGGAAAGTTCAGCGACTTCCCGGATGCCCTGTTTACCCAGCAGGGAGAGATAGACGGCAGCCCGGATTGCAATCAGCCCCTGGTTACTGCAGATGTTACTGGTTGCTTTGTCGCGACGAATATGCTGCTCGCGTGCCTGGAGATTTAAAACATAGCAGCGTTTACCGTTACGGTCGACAGTCTGGCCGATCAGGCGACCAGGCATGCGGCGGACGAATTTCTCACTGCAGGAGAACAGGCCCAGGTAGGGGCCACCAAACTGCAGAGGGGTGCCCAGCGACTGACCTTCGGCAATCGCGATATCGGCTCCATAGTCGCCAGGACGACTCAGGATTCCAAGGCTGATTGGATCGTAGGAAACTACAGAGAGTGCCCCGGAGCGATGTGCAATTTCGGTCAGTTCAGCAGCTTCTTCCAGAGTACCGAAGAAGTTGGGATGTTGAATGACCAGGCAAGCGGTCTGATCATCCATGGCTGCGTCGACGTCGGCCGGATCGACAGAACCGTCTTTGCAGGGAACGATCACCACTTCGCAGTTGAGGTGTTTCAGATAGGTTTCCACGACCTGTCGATATTCCGGGTGCAATGATCCAAGCAGGACAACCCGATTGTGTCGATTCGTGACCCGCATTGCCATGAAGGCGGCTTCACTGACACAGGTTCCCCCCTCATACAGGCTCGCATTGGAAACATCCATGCCGGTGAGCTGGCAGATGAGAGACTGGAATTCGAAGAAGGTCTGCAGGCTTCCCTGACTGGCTTCCGCCTGATAGGGAGTGTAAGCGGTGTAAAATTCACCCCGACGGGCAATTTCATCGACGGCTGCCGGCACAAAATGGTCATAGGCTCCACCGCCCAGCATGCAGACGCGATCCCCGGGGCCGACATTCTGACTGGCCAGATTAGAGAAATGCTTCTGCAGTTCCATTTCTGTCAGAGCAGGGGGGAGATCCAGGGGGCGATCCAGTCGCAGGTCTGAGGGAATGGTCGAGAACAGGGCTTCCAGTGAGTCGACGCCGATGGTCTGCAGCATCTGTTGCTGCTGTTCTGGTGTATTGAAGAGATAAGACACGGTTCACTCAATCATAAATGTAGAGGGTGATGATGGCTGAAGCTTCAGCCCGAGGGTTTATAGTAGCGCTGGATATATTGGTAATCTGTTTTTTCCATTTTGCCACGAAATCATGGCCCAAAAGGCAGGCTGTCTATTTCAGCCTGCCGCAGTGGAATGCAGGAAGTTCGCCGGT
This window harbors:
- the gcvPA gene encoding aminomethyl-transferring glycine dehydrogenase subunit GcvPA, which codes for MSYLFNTPEQQQQMLQTIGVDSLEALFSTIPSDLRLDRPLDLPPALTEMELQKHFSNLASQNVGPGDRVCMLGGGAYDHFVPAAVDEIARRGEFYTAYTPYQAEASQGSLQTFFEFQSLICQLTGMDVSNASLYEGGTCVSEAAFMAMRVTNRHNRVVLLGSLHPEYRQVVETYLKHLNCEVVIVPCKDGSVDPADVDAAMDDQTACLVIQHPNFFGTLEEAAELTEIAHRSGALSVVSYDPISLGILSRPGDYGADIAIAEGQSLGTPLQFGGPYLGLFSCSEKFVRRMPGRLIGQTVDRNGKRCYVLNLQAREQHIRRDKATSNICSNQGLIAIRAAVYLSLLGKQGIREVAELSCQKAHYAADQLSSVEGIELLFPERPFFKEFAVSCSEGADYLLRKSRQAGFDLGPELSRFTFENNPESYQTAVLVAITEQRTREEIDRLVTALKA